From Sphingobacterium bambusae:
ATAAAGCTATAAAATTTATTTTAGTTTCTACAGGAATTCCCAATTTCCGTAACCTCCGTACGAAAAAACAGCAAACATACTACACGAAATACGCTTGACACCTAATTTTTTTTAACCAAGTACAACTATTTCAATCGGCCAAAACCATCAAATCCCAAATAAAAACAATAAATTAGCTCTGATCATTAACTTACAACATCTATGAAATATTACTTGCTTGCGCTGGTCATCAGCCAGTTTGCCTGGCTCACACCGAAGGCCCAAGAGAAGCCTACGCCATTAACTTGGCAGGATATCCCCGACTGGCGATACAACCGCACGAACGATGCTACGCCGAGCCCTGATAGTAAATGGCTGGCTTATATCTCCGGGCCTACGCAGGGCGACCTGACCTTAAACCTAAAAAGCACAACCAATAGCCAAATATATCAATATCCTATTGGCGGACAGAACAGTCCGATCGTATTTAATGAACACAGCAGCTACCTCGCTTTTTATAAATCGGCAGATTACAAAACGATAAAAGGTAACCAGAAAGCGAAAAAGCCAAGTCGCAGAAAACTGCAGCTGATTGCATTGAAGGACACGGCGTCCACCATCTTCGAAAACGTACAAAAGTTTGATTTTGCCAATGAGCATGGCGGCTGGATTGCCTTGCGTTTTGAATCGATCGTGCCCACAGCAAAGAATGACACGACGGGAAGAGGAAGCGACCTTTTACTTTACAACCTAGAAAATAAACAGAAATTCAATATTGGGAGTGTACACGATTATGCCTTTAATAAAAGCGGCACCTTACTCGCCTATAGCGTGGATGCTGCCGGCCAAAACGGGAATGGTGTATTCCTCCTCAACTTAGCAAGCGGATTGACGACACTGCTACAAAACGACGCTGCAACCTTCTCCAAGATCAATTGGAACAAAGAAGGGACTGCATTCTCCTTATTGAAATCTAAAAAAGATAAAGCTTACAAGACAGCAGTATACAGCTTGATTGGCGTAAAAAACGTGCTTGCGAAGACGCCCGAAGTCTACAGCTACACCGGTCTACAGGAACAGCAGATCACCGCCGGATATGGCATCAGCGAGAATAGTATACCTTATTGGAGCAAGGATCTTAGCCGTATCTTCTTTGGCATTGCCAAAATCGAAAAGACGAAGGTGGAGCCAGAAAAGACACAGGACGCGAAGGTGGATAGCCTTGCGCAAAAGGTGAAGACAGCAAGCTTGGCCGACAGCGCGCAGCGCATCACCGATTCTACAACGGTTAAGTTGGCTGCTAAAGCTCCACAAAAGCCTGCAACGAATAAAAAGGACTTAGAGAAGCCCGACATGACGATTTGGAACTGGCAAGATAAACGTCTGCAGTCATCGCAGCGCACGCAATTGGAGCGGGACAAGAGATTTAACATCATGAGCGTTTGGGAGGTAAACTCGAACAAATTCGTATCCCTTGCCGATAGCAACCTCCGCTCCATCAGCTTAGCTCCAAACCAAAAAATTGGTTATGGCCTGGATTTCTCTCCTTACGAATTTACTTCCAACTTGGATGGACAGCGCTTTGCTGATGTTTACATTGTCGATATCGCCTCTGGCGAACGTAAGCCTGCCATCGAGAAACTATACCTCAACGCCAGCTTCAGCAGTAGCTTTTCTCCCAATTCAACCCATTTGTTGTATTACAATGACGGCGATTATTATGTGTTGGATGTGAAGACATTAACAAAGACCAATATTACCAAAAACATCCCGACATCGTTTATCAGCGTTACTGACGACCACAATGTTTCCAAACCAGCGACAGGCACCTACGGCTGGACGCATGATGGCCGCTTTGTGCTATTGAAAGACAACTACGATCTCTGGAAGGTATCTTTTGATGGAAAATCACATAAACAATTAACCGATAATTGGAAAAGTAAAAAACTGCTGGCCACATCGTACAACAACATTTACCCCGACGATGAAGATATCGACCTGTCGAAAGACCAATATTTTGGCATAATCGATGATAACAACAAGCAAACAGGTATTGCTTTGCTACCGGCAAAAAGCGATAAGATGCAGATCCTGACCTTAGAGGACGCCTACATTAGTCCGTTAAACAAGGTAAAACATGCATCATCTTTCTTTTATAGCCGCCAAACGCCTACCGTTTCGCCCGAGCTTTACATGTCTACCGACAAGATGTTAACATCGCCGGTCAAGCTCGTTGCAGACAGTGCCAAACAGCTACTTTCTGCGGGCAGTAAACTGATTTCTTATATCAGCGATCATGGCGACACTTTACAAGCGGTTCTATATTTACCGGCTAACTATGTCGAGGGACAAACCTACCCGACCATCACGTACATCTACGAGCGCCTGACGAACGGCAAGAACAGCTATTCGCTCCCAGCCTACCCCGGTGGCGGCTTTAACCGCGCCATGTACACCAGCAATGGTTACGCCGTGCTGATGCCCGACATCAAGTACAAGCTAAACGATCCCGGTATGTCTACAGTGGCTTGTGTGGTGCCGGCTGTAAAGGCTGCAGTGGCAACAGGTATTGTCGACGAAAAGAATGTCGCCATTCATGGCCACTCTTGGGGCGGTTACCAAACGTCGTTCCTGATCACCCAAACGAATATCTTTAAGGCTGCGGTTGCTGGTGCGCCATTAACCAATATGATTTCCATGTATTCCCTGATCTACTGGAACTCGGGCTCGTCAAACCAAAGTATATTTGAGTCGAGCCAAGGACGCCTAACAACGGGATACTGGGACAACTGGGATGCCTATGCGCGCAACTCGCCTATTTTCCATATCAAAAACGTGCAAACACCGTTGATCATTATGCACAACGATAAGGATGGCGCGGTAGACTACACACAAGGAATTGAGTATTTCAATGGTCTGCGCCGTCTCAACAAACCGGTAGTCATGTTGACCTACAACGGCGAAAACCACGGCCTAGCCAAAGAAGTAAACCAAAAGGATTATGCTGTGCGCATGATGGAGTACTTTGACCATTACCTCAAAGGTAAAGAGGCGCCGGAATGGTGGTCAAAAGGTATTGACTTTATGGCACTTCCGAAACATTTGGAAGATCGCGCTTTTGAATAATCGAGAACATCAAACAATCAATAAGAACACAAAAAGGATTCATTGAGGATCCTTTTTGTGTTATATACGTGGCATTATCAGGCTTTTAACATGTCTAAACTACCAAACCTTAGCTCAATAAAAATTATTCGTTTATCACAGCTTGTTACAGAACGATGTTTCCTTGCTTAGAAAGATTTCAAACAAGAATACAATATCAACAAAAAAAAGCCTGTTATTTAGAAATAAACCAACAACGATCTATTTTTTTTATAAAATCAGTAACAAAATAACTTTTTTATTCATATATTAGCAACCTAATATTTTGAGGAGAAAATGATAAACGAAAGATTACCAGAACAAGGGCTGTATAACCCCGACTTTGAGCACGATGCCTGTGGAGTAGGTTTTGTAGCGCACATCAAAGGTCAAAAGTCGCACCAGCAGGTCAAAGATGCATTAACCATGTTAGAAAACATGGAGCATAGAGGTGCTTGTGGCTGTGATCCTGAGAGTGGTGATGGTGCTGGTATAATGATCCAGTTGCCGCATGAGTTTTTATGGGAGGAGTGTATTAATATCGGTATCCAACTGGAGGAGCCAGGATATTACGGCACAGGGATGGTATTTTTACCGAAGGAAGAAGAGCTCAACAGCATCTGTCGCGAGGCGATCATTGAAGCTACTGCGAGCCGAGGCATGAAGTTCTTAGGCTTTCGCGATGTTCCTGTAAGCCGCGAAGGCATTGGACCTACCGCCTTGAGTGCCGAGCCAGAAATCGTTCAGTTTTTTGTTTCCCGTCCTGATGGCGTCTCCACCACCGAGGACTTTGAACGCAAACTTTTCGTCCTAAGACGTTTTATCATTCAACTTGTTAAACAACATCAAGAGTATCCGTTGCCATTATATATTGCATCGCTTTCTTGTAAAACCATTATATACAAAGGTCAATTGACAACCTACCAAGTAGGTACCTACTATGATGACTTGAAAGATCCTCGTGTGGTATCCGCATTTGGCTTAGTACACTCGAGGTTCTCTACAAATACGTTTCCTTCTTGGTCATTGGCACAACCATTCCGCAATATTGCACATAATGGTGAGATTAACACCCTTACCGGTAATCTAAACTGGTTTTATGCAGGTGCTCGTGCGCTTTCTTCGCCTTACTTCAGCGAGGAAGAAATGCAGATCCTTTTACCTGTAGTGGACCGCGGACAATCTGACTCCGCATGTTTAGATAACGTTGTCGAGCTACTGTTGCATAGTGGTAGAAGTCTTCCACATGTAATGTTGATGCTTGTGCCTGAAGCATGGGATGGCAACACACAAATGGATCCGTTAAAAAGAGCTTTTTATGAATACCATGCAACTTTAATGGAGCCATGGGACGGTCCTGCTGCACTATGTTTCACGGATGGAAAAACTATTGGAGCTACTTTGGACCGCAACGGATTGCGTCCATTGCGTTTTGCAATCACCTCCGACGACCGTGTTATCGTAGCATCTGAAGCCGGTGCTTTACCTATCCCGGAAAGCCTTATCATCAAAAAAGGACGCCAGCAGCCGGGCAAGATTTTCGTGGTGGATATGGAGAAAGGCGAGATCCGTTCGGACGAAGAAGTGAAAGGCGAATTGATTCGTCAGCAACCCTACAGCGAGTGGTTAGACAACTACAAAATCCGCATGGATGAGTTGGAGGAGCCACGTGTGACCTATACCTACCTCAAAAAAGAATCGGTATTCAAATACCAACAGGCCTTCGGTTATTCGCGTGAAGACTTAGAAACAATATTAACCCCAATGGCCTTGACCGGCTACGAGCCGATTGGTTCTATGGGGACGGATGTGCCGTTGGCCATCCTATCCGATCAACCGCAGCACCTTTCCAGCTACTTTAAGCAGTTTTTCGCACAGGTAACCAACCCGCCAATCGACCCCATCCGGGAGCGTTTAGTGATGAGTTTGGCGACCTTCATTGGTAACGCGGGAAACATTCTAATCGAGGATAAAAAATTCTGTCACTGCGTAACGTTGGAGCATCCGATTTTGACATCGAGCGAATTGGAGAAACTACGTTCCATTGATACAGGTATTTTCCAAGCAAAAACACTACAGCTTTATTTCCAAGCCGATGGCAAAGCCGGGTCTTTAGAAGCAGGTTTAGAAAGACTATGTCGTTATGCGGATGATGCGGTACGTGACGGCTTCGAGGTAATCATCCTCTCCGATCGCGCTATCGACTCGCAACATGCGGCAATCCCATCCATTCTTGCGGTATCCGCCGTACATCATCACCTTATAAAAACAGGCAACCGCGGAGCGGTAGGCCTTGTGGTCGAAGCTGGCGATGTATGGGAAGTACATCACTTTGCTTGTCTTTTAGCTTTCGGTGCTACAGCCATCAATCCGTATATGGCCTTAGCTTCTATCCGTACGATGAAGGAGCTTGGACAGATCGAAACAGATTTGGTTTGGGACGATTTAAAGAAAAACTATGTGAAAGCCATCTGTGCGGGTCTATTGAAAATCTTCTCCAAGATGGGTATTTCGACCTTGCAATCTTACCACGGAGCACAGATCTTCGAAGTATTGGGTATCGACAAATCTGTCGTAGACGATTACTTCTGTGGTTCGGTATCCCGCATAGGCGGATTAAAGCTCGACGATATCGCAAAAGAATCCCTTTCCAAACACTGGAGAGCTTTTGGCGAGTCGCGCGTCGAGAAAAAACTGTTACCAGAAGGTGGTTTGTACCAATGGAAGCGCCGTGGCGAGGGACACCTTTGGAGCCCAGAAACCGTGCATCTTTTACAGAAGGCATGCCGTACAACCGACTACAACTCCTATAAACAATATGCATCCATTATCAACAACCAAAAAGAGCGTATGTTTACGTTACGTGGTTTATTGGATTTTGCAAAACATAGAACTCCGGTATCCATCGATGAGGTAGAACCGATCGAAAACATTATGAAGCGCTTCGCCACAGGTGCAATGTCTATGGGCTCCATCTCTACAGAAGCACACAGCACCCTAGCAATCGCGATGAACCGAATC
This genomic window contains:
- a CDS encoding S9 family peptidase, coding for MKYYLLALVISQFAWLTPKAQEKPTPLTWQDIPDWRYNRTNDATPSPDSKWLAYISGPTQGDLTLNLKSTTNSQIYQYPIGGQNSPIVFNEHSSYLAFYKSADYKTIKGNQKAKKPSRRKLQLIALKDTASTIFENVQKFDFANEHGGWIALRFESIVPTAKNDTTGRGSDLLLYNLENKQKFNIGSVHDYAFNKSGTLLAYSVDAAGQNGNGVFLLNLASGLTTLLQNDAATFSKINWNKEGTAFSLLKSKKDKAYKTAVYSLIGVKNVLAKTPEVYSYTGLQEQQITAGYGISENSIPYWSKDLSRIFFGIAKIEKTKVEPEKTQDAKVDSLAQKVKTASLADSAQRITDSTTVKLAAKAPQKPATNKKDLEKPDMTIWNWQDKRLQSSQRTQLERDKRFNIMSVWEVNSNKFVSLADSNLRSISLAPNQKIGYGLDFSPYEFTSNLDGQRFADVYIVDIASGERKPAIEKLYLNASFSSSFSPNSTHLLYYNDGDYYVLDVKTLTKTNITKNIPTSFISVTDDHNVSKPATGTYGWTHDGRFVLLKDNYDLWKVSFDGKSHKQLTDNWKSKKLLATSYNNIYPDDEDIDLSKDQYFGIIDDNNKQTGIALLPAKSDKMQILTLEDAYISPLNKVKHASSFFYSRQTPTVSPELYMSTDKMLTSPVKLVADSAKQLLSAGSKLISYISDHGDTLQAVLYLPANYVEGQTYPTITYIYERLTNGKNSYSLPAYPGGGFNRAMYTSNGYAVLMPDIKYKLNDPGMSTVACVVPAVKAAVATGIVDEKNVAIHGHSWGGYQTSFLITQTNIFKAAVAGAPLTNMISMYSLIYWNSGSSNQSIFESSQGRLTTGYWDNWDAYARNSPIFHIKNVQTPLIIMHNDKDGAVDYTQGIEYFNGLRRLNKPVVMLTYNGENHGLAKEVNQKDYAVRMMEYFDHYLKGKEAPEWWSKGIDFMALPKHLEDRAFE
- the gltB gene encoding glutamate synthase large subunit; amino-acid sequence: MINERLPEQGLYNPDFEHDACGVGFVAHIKGQKSHQQVKDALTMLENMEHRGACGCDPESGDGAGIMIQLPHEFLWEECINIGIQLEEPGYYGTGMVFLPKEEELNSICREAIIEATASRGMKFLGFRDVPVSREGIGPTALSAEPEIVQFFVSRPDGVSTTEDFERKLFVLRRFIIQLVKQHQEYPLPLYIASLSCKTIIYKGQLTTYQVGTYYDDLKDPRVVSAFGLVHSRFSTNTFPSWSLAQPFRNIAHNGEINTLTGNLNWFYAGARALSSPYFSEEEMQILLPVVDRGQSDSACLDNVVELLLHSGRSLPHVMLMLVPEAWDGNTQMDPLKRAFYEYHATLMEPWDGPAALCFTDGKTIGATLDRNGLRPLRFAITSDDRVIVASEAGALPIPESLIIKKGRQQPGKIFVVDMEKGEIRSDEEVKGELIRQQPYSEWLDNYKIRMDELEEPRVTYTYLKKESVFKYQQAFGYSREDLETILTPMALTGYEPIGSMGTDVPLAILSDQPQHLSSYFKQFFAQVTNPPIDPIRERLVMSLATFIGNAGNILIEDKKFCHCVTLEHPILTSSELEKLRSIDTGIFQAKTLQLYFQADGKAGSLEAGLERLCRYADDAVRDGFEVIILSDRAIDSQHAAIPSILAVSAVHHHLIKTGNRGAVGLVVEAGDVWEVHHFACLLAFGATAINPYMALASIRTMKELGQIETDLVWDDLKKNYVKAICAGLLKIFSKMGISTLQSYHGAQIFEVLGIDKSVVDDYFCGSVSRIGGLKLDDIAKESLSKHWRAFGESRVEKKLLPEGGLYQWKRRGEGHLWSPETVHLLQKACRTTDYNSYKQYASIINNQKERMFTLRGLLDFAKHRTPVSIDEVEPIENIMKRFATGAMSMGSISTEAHSTLAIAMNRIGAKSNTGEGGEDPARFERLANGDSMRSAIKQVASARFGVTSHYLTEADEIQIKMAQGAKPGEGGQLPGHKVNDFIARLRHATPGVGLISPPPHHDIYSIEDLAQLIFDLKNANRAARINVKLVSKAGVGTIAAGVAKAHADVILIAGYDGGTGASPISSIKHAGLPWELGLAEAHQTLVQNKLRSRVVLQADGQMKTGRDIVIATLLGAEEWGVATAALVAGGCIMMRKCHLNTCPVGVATQDPELQKLFSGKPEDIVNLFRFLAEEIREIMAQLGFRTINEMVGRAQFLKKRENIDHWKASKIDFSKVLYVARNEPSESLYNTQEQDHGMSMILDWGLLKQAKSALDTKTPAFGTFKVKNTDRTIGTMLSNEISKIYGADGLPDNTINFKFEGSAGQSFGAFGAKGLSFELEGEANDYVGKGLSGAQLAIYPTSDSPLTAHDNIIIGNVALYGATSGHLFINGMAGERFAVRNSGATAVVEGIGDHGCEYMTGGRALILGPTGRNFAAGMSGGIAWIYDISGTFRDNCNQEMVDLDPLDTEDETAIIALLKRHINLTNSERANFILQDWANEKSRFIKVFPREYKNVLRKKLVEA